One window of Cervus elaphus chromosome 2, mCerEla1.1, whole genome shotgun sequence genomic DNA carries:
- the CREBZF gene encoding CREB/ATF bZIP transcription factor isoform X1, translating to MRHSLTKLLAASGSDSPTRSESPAPLATCSLPSDLTGAAEDEGTAAAGSPGRRQPRGDEGESEAGRGGRGGVAARAPSPEEMEEEAMASVPGEETEDMDFLSGLELADLLDPRQPDWHLEPGLSSPGPLSSSGGGSDSGGLWRGDDDDEAAAAEMQRFSDLLQRLLNGIGACSSGSDSGGGEKRRRKSPGGGGGGGSGGGNDSNQAATKSPRKAAAAAARLNRLKKKEYVMGLESRVRGLAAENQELRAENRELGKRVQALQEESRYLRAVLANETGLARLLSRLSGVGLRLTTSLFRDSPAGDHDYALPVGKQQPDPLEDQDDSAGGVCLHVDKDKVSVEFCSACARKASSSLKIFFFR from the exons ATGAGGCATAGCCTGACTAAACTGCTGGCGGCCTCGGGCAGCGACTCCCCGACGCGTAGTGAGAGCCCGGCGCCCCTCGCGACCTGCTCGCTGCCCTCGGACCTGACCGGGGCGGCGGAGGACGAGGGGACGGCGGCGGCCGGATCGCCCGGCCGCAGACAGCCGCGCGGCGACGAGGGCGAGTCGGAGGCCGGGAGGGGGGGCCGCGGCGGCGTGGCCGCGCGCGCGCCCTCGCCtgaggagatggaggaggaggcgATGGCCAGCGTCCCCGGTGAGGAGACGGAGGACATGGACTTTCTGTCCGGCCTGGAACTGGCGGACCTGCTGGACCCCCGGCAGCCGGACTGGCACCTGGAGCCCGGGCTCAGCTCGCCGGGGCCCCTCTCCTCGTCCGGCGGAGGATCGGACAGCGGTGGCTTGTGGAGAGGCGACGACGACGACGAGGCCGCGGCTGCCGAGATGCAGCGCTTTTCGGACCTGCTGCAGAGGCTGTTAAACGGCATCGGAGCTTGCAGCAGCGGCAGTGACAGTGGCGGCGGCGAAAAGAGGCGGAGAAAGTCCccaggaggcggcggcggcggcggcagcggcggcggcaacGACAGCAACCAGGCGGCGACAAAGAGTCCCCggaaggcggcggcggcggctgcccGCCTCAACCGGCTGAAGAAGAAGGAATACGTGATGGGGCTGGAGAGCCGAGTGCGGGGGCTGGCCGCCGAGAATCAGGAGCTGCGGGCCGAGAACCGGGAGCTGGGCAAGCGCGTGCAGGCTCTGCAGGAGGAGAGTCGCTACCTTCGGGCCGTCTTAGCCAACGAGACCGGACTGGCTCGCCTGCTGAGCCGGCTGAGCGGCGTGGGACTGCGGCTGACCACCTCGCTCTTCAGGGACTCGCCCGCCGGGGACCACGACTACGCTCTGCCCGTGGGGAAGCAGCAGCCGGACCCGCTGGAAGACCAGGACGACTCGGCCGGAGGAGTGTGTCTGCATGTGGACAAGGATAAGGTGTCGGTGGAGTTCTGCTCGGCGTGCGCCCGGAAGGCGTCGTCTTCTCTTAAAAT TTTCTTTTTTAGGTGA
- the CREBZF gene encoding CREB/ATF bZIP transcription factor isoform X2 — protein sequence MRHSLTKLLAASGSDSPTRSESPAPLATCSLPSDLTGAAEDEGTAAAGSPGRRQPRGDEGESEAGRGGRGGVAARAPSPEEMEEEAMASVPGEETEDMDFLSGLELADLLDPRQPDWHLEPGLSSPGPLSSSGGGSDSGGLWRGDDDDEAAAAEMQRFSDLLQRLLNGIGACSSGSDSGGGEKRRRKSPGGGGGGGSGGGNDSNQAATKSPRKAAAAAARLNRLKKKEYVMGLESRVRGLAAENQELRAENRELGKRVQALQEESRYLRAVLANETGLARLLSRLSGVGLRLTTSLFRDSPAGDHDYALPVGKQQPDPLEDQDDSAGGVCLHVDKDKVSVEFCSACARKASSSLKM from the coding sequence ATGAGGCATAGCCTGACTAAACTGCTGGCGGCCTCGGGCAGCGACTCCCCGACGCGTAGTGAGAGCCCGGCGCCCCTCGCGACCTGCTCGCTGCCCTCGGACCTGACCGGGGCGGCGGAGGACGAGGGGACGGCGGCGGCCGGATCGCCCGGCCGCAGACAGCCGCGCGGCGACGAGGGCGAGTCGGAGGCCGGGAGGGGGGGCCGCGGCGGCGTGGCCGCGCGCGCGCCCTCGCCtgaggagatggaggaggaggcgATGGCCAGCGTCCCCGGTGAGGAGACGGAGGACATGGACTTTCTGTCCGGCCTGGAACTGGCGGACCTGCTGGACCCCCGGCAGCCGGACTGGCACCTGGAGCCCGGGCTCAGCTCGCCGGGGCCCCTCTCCTCGTCCGGCGGAGGATCGGACAGCGGTGGCTTGTGGAGAGGCGACGACGACGACGAGGCCGCGGCTGCCGAGATGCAGCGCTTTTCGGACCTGCTGCAGAGGCTGTTAAACGGCATCGGAGCTTGCAGCAGCGGCAGTGACAGTGGCGGCGGCGAAAAGAGGCGGAGAAAGTCCccaggaggcggcggcggcggcggcagcggcggcggcaacGACAGCAACCAGGCGGCGACAAAGAGTCCCCggaaggcggcggcggcggctgcccGCCTCAACCGGCTGAAGAAGAAGGAATACGTGATGGGGCTGGAGAGCCGAGTGCGGGGGCTGGCCGCCGAGAATCAGGAGCTGCGGGCCGAGAACCGGGAGCTGGGCAAGCGCGTGCAGGCTCTGCAGGAGGAGAGTCGCTACCTTCGGGCCGTCTTAGCCAACGAGACCGGACTGGCTCGCCTGCTGAGCCGGCTGAGCGGCGTGGGACTGCGGCTGACCACCTCGCTCTTCAGGGACTCGCCCGCCGGGGACCACGACTACGCTCTGCCCGTGGGGAAGCAGCAGCCGGACCCGCTGGAAGACCAGGACGACTCGGCCGGAGGAGTGTGTCTGCATGTGGACAAGGATAAGGTGTCGGTGGAGTTCTGCTCGGCGTGCGCCCGGAAGGCGTCGTCTTCTCTTAAAATGTAG
- the CCDC89 gene encoding coiled-coil domain-containing protein 89 gives MPQEESDPRMDTPPSEEPLDKQTKKLEDQEEEMEFKELDGLREALANLRGLSEEDKSERAMLCSRIQEQSQLICILKRRSDEALERCQTLELLNSELEEKRLLEAEELKAKNQQAQKLEERFMTLAANHELMIRFKDEHKRQNAKLREENEKLRLENDQLFSPALKAQEAKVVLLTARSKALATELESLQRKYAQDVCQAQAREQELLELQNRQACAHTEETERLRSQLQSLQEQQQEALRQTAKAEQAHSQQNQELRARLQTVTREKEELLQLSMERGKVLQNKQAEIRQLEEKLEMADVARRHALERFEQEAVAVNSNLRVRELQRRVDGIQAAYDELRLQSEAFKKHSLDLLSKERELNAKLRHLFP, from the coding sequence ATGCCTCAGGAAGAGTCAGATCCCAGGATGGACACCCCACCCTCTGAAGAACCCTTAGATAAGCAAACCAAAAAACTGGAAGACCAGGAAGAAGAGATGGAGTTTAAAGAGCTGGATGGTCTGAGGGAAGCCTTGGCGAACCTCCGGGGGCTGTCCGAGGAGGACAAGAGTGAGCGGGCGATGCTGTGTTCCCGCATCCAGGAGCAGTCCCAGCTCATCTGCATCCTGAAGCGGAGGTCCGACGAGGCCCTGGAGCGCTGCCAGACCCTGGAACTGCTCAACAGCGAGCTGGAGGAGAAGAGGCTGCTGGAGGCCGAGGAGCTGAAGGCCAAGAACCAGCAGGCCCAGAAGCTGGAGGAACGCTTTATGACCCTGGCCGCCAACCACGAGTTGATGATCCGCTTCAAGGATGAACACAAAAGGCAGAACGCCAAGCTGAGAGAGGAGAACGAGAAGCTGAGGCTGGAGAATGACCAGCTCTTCAGCCCAGCGCTGAAGGCCCAGGAGGCCAAAGTGGTGCTGCTCACAGCCCGGAGCAAGGCCCTAGCCACGGAGCTGGAGAGCCTGCAACGGAAGTACGCCCAGGATGTCTGCCAGGCCCAGGCCCGAGAGCAAGAGCTGCTGGAGCTGCAGAACCGGCAGGCCTGCGCCCACACCGAGGAGACGGAGCGGCTGCGCTCGCAGCTGCAGAGCCTCCAGGAGCAGCAGCAAGAGGCCCTGCGGCAGACGGCCAAGGCCGAGCAGGCGCACAGCCAGCAGAACCAGGAGCTGCGGGCCCGGCTGCAGACCGTCACTCGGGAGAAAGAGGAGCTGCTGCAGCTGTCCATGGAGAGGGGCAAGGTGCTTCAGAACAAGCAAGCGGAGATCCGCCAGCTGGAGGAGAAGCTGGAGATGGCCGACGTGGCCAGGAGGCACGCGCTCGAGCGCTTTGAGCAAGAGGCCGTGGCCGTCAACAGCAACTTGCGAGTCCGGGAGCTTCAGCGCAGGGTGGATGGCATCCAGGCCGCCTATGATGAACTCAGGCTGCAGTCCGAAGCTTTCAAAAAGCACAGCCTAGATCTTTTAAGCAAGGAGAGAGAACTCAATGCCAAACTCCGCCATCTCTTTCCATAA